tgctcactaacagggaggtaaacaaatgtgtgcacacaatttgagagaaatacgctttttgtacgtatggaaaatttattttatttcagctcatgaaacatgggaccaacactttacatgcgtTTATATTATTGTTCAGTATAGAAACATTGATACAAATACAACCATAGAGATTGATCCAGGATTAATAACTATGTATACAACACACTAAAAGATACATAACAAAATATTTCCCTCATGTAATAGAAGGGAATTCTATTACCATATTACTTTGTTACAGTAAAACAAACCAAACAAATTGccacataggcctactgtatagaCTACTATAAGACTCAAATGTGTGACTGTTACAGTAACTTCAAGATGTAAACCAGGGGCTGGATGTATCAATCGTcacagagtagaagtgctgatctaggatcaggtccccccatCCATATAATTGTATTAATgaattgtgatctaaaaggctaaactgatcctaaatcagcactcctactatgaGACGCTTCATACATACGGCTCCTGATATAATATCTTCTAAAATAATAAATGAGGTTTGCGACAGGGATTCTAGGCTTCTGCCAGAAAGAGGAAGTGTAGCAGGGTTGTAGCAAgtccgaggtgtgtgtgtgtgtcaggatgcAGCCGGGCCAGGCGTCTCGGGTGATGTGTGTGAATTGAAGCAGGATGCGGGCAGGACAGATCAATTGTGAGGCGTCAGCGTATTCCTCAGCAAAATACACCCGCTACACtacaatcagagagagagaggaagagagcaggCCAAGAGGTTGACTGAGGGAGAGTTTATGCAGGTTAAAGTTAAATTACTCTTTACAGTACTACCTCATAATACTGAGGTGATTCTTTATTTATTTCAATATCATATAACATGCAAATAGTCCACACAGACTGTTATGCACAATCTCTTTAGTAACCCTCTTTGATTTAAATTTGATTTGGGTTTCCCCCACAATTCATTGCAATGAATCTGTGTTTGCATGGCTTGGTGTTTTGATGTGTGTGGAGGGGGTGAATGTGGTGTGGTGGTAGGGCAGGGGCGTCATGTCAGCTAAACCTAGGGAATGGATGGCAAAGGGACATTCTCCTCCAAGGAATGTTTATCCAATTGAAGctaatttactgcatttctacacaatttaaAAACGCTAAAATGCAagttggagaacagcaaaaacaagcaaaaatgagTCCAGACATTATCACCTTCACATCAGTCAATAGGGGACTTAACATTCTAGAAACCAGTGGAGGTGTCACgctcgtcagggagagaagtagaccaatgcgcagcgtgttgagcgaacatgatactttattatattaaagcacaaaaccaaaacaataaacgactcgtgaagtccacggtgacaaagaccgacaaggaacaaaaacccacaaacacaaagtgaaacacagacagttaaatatggctcccaatcagagacaaccagccaaacagctgacactcgttgcctctgattgggagtcactcaggcaaacatagaaacagactaactagaaacacccaacatagaaacagaacacatagaatgaacacaccctggctcaacatatagagtcccagagccagggtgtgacaggaggctgctgaggggaggatgtctcattttaatggctggattggagcaaatggaatggcatcaaacgcatggaaaccattccactgattccactccagccattaccaattaaggtgccaccaatccTCCTGCGCTACAAACACTTCATACAAGAATGAGCTGCTATGCACTGGCTCAGCACCGGGATTAAAACTCTAGTTTAGTTTCATGtcaagtcaaacagcagttacctagCCAAAGCCATCTACTACAGCCATCTTTACCTCTGCACTGTTTTGAGAAAAAGTTGTGCTGTTCCCTGCAGTGATGCGCTCTCCATaaagccagccagccatacaAACAGCCTTCCCCCCTGCTCCCAGGtgtctgcatggtcctaaagtcAGCCCTCTGTTCCGTTAAACTGCATTTGCCTTTTAATAGGTTGAACAAATAATTAGTAGCCTATTTCAATAGTTTTTGTTTTCGCCATACCCAATTGACACCCCTGTGATAAAGGGGTTAGAAGATGACATGGATATGTTTTGGAACAGCAGGATGCATGTTATGTGTGTCTCAAGTGACATGTTTGTGttggtgggagtgtgtgtgtgtgggaccagATGAGCGACTAAGGCAACAGGCTGGGGGTTCTTCCAGGCGCACAGTCCTTGAGGCTCTTGGCTCTGCCACTGAAAATAATAACTTTCctggactgtgtcccaaatggcaccctattccctataccaaGGCTCCCctaccctcttcctggagatctaccgtcctgtgggttttcagtccaaccctaatttaacacacctaattctacttattagctgctcaacaagaccttaactagctgagtAAGATacgctaaattagggttggactgaaaacctacaggacagtagatctccaggaagagggttgggcagccctgccctacatagtgcactttatagggaatagggtgccagttggggaTGCATCCCTGGATATTTCAGGAGCAGATCTATTATTGATCAGGGTCCTGCTGGTCACCAGAGAGACAACATGGCTGCCAGTCTGATTGACTCACTGACTGCGCAAAATGTGATACTCACACCgaaaggagagggaaggagggagacagagagacagagacagagagagagacacagagagagagacagacagagagagagagagagagacacagagagagagagagagacagagagagagagagagagagagagagagacatagagagagagacagagagagagagagacagagagagagagagacagagagagagagacaggcagagagacagagagagagagagagacatagagagatgagagagagagagagagagagagagagagagagggcaatcTGAGAACAGCCTAGGGGTTGGATGCAGAGGGAAAGAAAAAGAGAAGGTCATTTGGAGCAAAATAAACCAATACATAGCAACTATCAGTAATATAATGccaggaggtgagagggagagagagagagagagagagagagagagagagagagagagagagagagagagagagggagagacagagagagagcgagacagagagagacagagagagagagacagagagagagcgagacagagagagagcgagacagagagagagagagagagagagagagagcgagagagagagagagcgagacagagagagagcgagacagagagagacagagagagagcgagacagagagagagcgagacagagagagagagagagagagagaaagtgactaAATGGCTGAAACTATCAGTAATATAATGccaggaggtgagagggagagagagagagagagagagagagagagagagagagagagagagagacagagagagagcgagacagagagagacagagagagagagagacagagagagagagagacagagagagagcgagacagagagagagcgagagagatacagagagagagagagagagagagagagagagagagagagagagagagagagacagagagagagcgagagagcgagagagagagagagagagagagagacagagagagagagagagagagagagagagagagagagagagagagagagagagagagagagagagagagagagagaaagtgactaAATGGCTGAAATGAAGAAGTGTTTTTAGCAGCAGCTGCAGGGAATCGTTTTATGAATAGGCATGGCTGTCTCCAGGGTAACAGAGATAGTGTCCTTATTATCAGTGTATTTCAATGTATTCTGTCCTTTAACCCTGGAAGACGCAAGAACGCACCTACATACACCACATATACCTACTGAATACATGTGACATTATATAGGCCTAGCTTTGGAAAAATGGCCAGTGAATATGTAATATGGTTTCATAACAActatgttgtgtttgtgtgtttgtgaatcAGTTGAATATTCTGGTGGACACAGGCAGCAGTAACTTTGCAGTAGGGGCAGCTGCTCACCCTTTCCTCCGCAGATACTACCATCGCTCACTGTGAGTAAAATATGTTTTTTGaataaactatccctttaaatatgATATTAAATATGAATCCCATTGAACAGTGAATCTCAGTGGAATCTCTCCCTTTTAGATGACCCTGCACATACTTCCCTTAGTGGACTTATACAGTAAGCACCTTTTCTCCCCTGCTGTTCATAGGTCTAACTCCTACCGCGACCTTGGGCGCAGTGTTTACGTACCCTACACCCAGGGCCGCTGGGAGGGCGAGCTGGGCACTGACCTGGTGTCTGTGCCGCACGGCCCCAACACCTTGCTCCGTGCCAACATCGCTGCCATTACCCAGTCGGATCGCTTCTTCATCAACGGATCCAACTGGGAGGGCATCCTGGGCCTGGCCTACGCCGAGATCGCCCGggtgagagggggggggggggagagagagagggaaaacagaGAGGGCTGAGCAGAGATTGCCTGGGTGAgagtaagggagggagggagagagtgatcaGCTAGAGGGTCACTGGTGAGGGTAGAGAGCCAGCGCTATACAGGAATGTGGAAAATGCACGGTGATGGATTTGTGGAGATACAATGTCTGTTTAGGCTTGTTGTCAACAAGATGGCTAAAATGACCACAGGATTGTTTTagattttttcccccctcacttTAATATAGTTATCCTTTTCCCATCTTTAAATCCTTTCTAAATCCTCCCACTCCCCCACTCTGTCTAGCCTGATGAGACGCTGGAGCCTTTCTTTGACTCGCTGGTGCGGCAGACCCCCGTGCCCAACCTGTTCTCCCTGCAGATGTGTGGCGCAGGGTTCACCCAGAACTACAGCCTGGGCAGTGCCACCGTGGGTGGCAGcatggtgagagagagatatagacataCAGTAGATAGGACAAGGCACAGACACATTTTCTGTTTGAGGGAAATACACAGAAGTGGTGTGTTGTGTTAGTGTAACCAAGAGGGTTATATATAGAGATTGTATGTGCCAAGCAGTTAGGTCTGTATCGTTTCGTTATAATCTGTATTGCAAAGGAAATATGAGATGGAAAGAGTGTTGAGAGTTTGGACCCAGCCAATGAAACTGTCTGATTGCTGTTTTCTTAGATCATTGGTGGAGTGGATACTTCTCTCTATGTTGGGGACCTGTGGTACACCCCGATCCGCCGGGAGTGGTATTATGAGGTCATCATTGTGCGCATTGAGGTCAATGGTCAGGATCTCAACATGGACTGCAAGGAGGTGAGATACTGTAGCTGATGACCCTTTAATCAAAATTTTCCTCCCTATTTCATTCCACTTTCTctttaatataatatatgccgtttagcagactcttttatccaaagcgacttataggcATGTGTGCGTACATTTGAAGTATGGGTGGCCCCTTctatttttatattttgtttgCTCCTGTATTCTCTTTAGTTAACACTGAATATCTGTCTGTTGTTTACCTTTTATCACTAATAATGGTGCGGTAAGTGACAGTGAATAAAGAATGACAATTTGTTTCCTCTCTCTTGGCTTGTGTCTCTATCAGTACAACTATGATAAGAGCATTGTGGACAGCGGCACCACCAACCTCCGGCTCCCTCGCAAAGTGTTCCAGGCAGCCGTGAAGGCCATCGAGGCAGCCTCGTCTGTGAGTCCATCCTCACAccttttctcatctctctctcactccccctctctctctctgttgttttgttctctctcttctttgtAGCTGCTAGTTTCAACTAGTGTCATGTGAAATCCCCTTTCTCAGGTTTAATGTCTGTAATAGTTTCATAGCTATCATCTTTCTCTAGTTTCTGCAATTGCTAAATATTatttctacccccccccccacccccacacacacacacatgcacacacacacacgcacaaacgccATGTCTCCCTATCAGACGGAGCAGTTTCCCTCTGGGTTCTGGTTGGGGGAGCAGCTGGTGTGCTGGCAGGCTGGCACCACCCCGTGGCACATCTTCCCTGTCATCTCGCTCTACCTAATGAGTGAGAACCGCAACCAGTCCTTCCGCATCTCCATTCTCCCACAggtatgtatgcacacatgactgtaagtcgctttggataaaagcgtctgctaaatggcatattattattattattattaggtaagtgtctgtctgtgtactTACCTGTCATTGAATACAATAGATCTTCATTATTCAATTCATCAATTCAATGAGCTAGTGATGATCCTCTCTTAAACTCCTTTCACTTTTCATTCAATTTAGATGTGTTGAGAACTACAGAGAGTATTTGACGTATGTCATTCCAATGAGAGACTGGACCTTGGAGATAGTGGTGATTCATATAATCACTGTTTCAATGGCAATGAGATAGAAGTGGAGAGCAGCTTATATTGGGACAGTAGAGGCAGCTAGTGCTGGCCTTGAAGCTTCGACAAGCAACAGTTAACATTgataataaaaaatgtgaaagtAGTGCGTATATACCTCACTCATGCACGGACTGGTTATGCATGCTTACACCAAACCCAAACTGCATAGACAAGCACAAAAAAGGGCTGTGAGCTTATTAGCCTATTGCTATATTTCTCCTGGCTTATTCTTACCATCCATTGTAGGTGTTCTCTGCTGACTGATGTCCGCTGTTTCTTTGTGCCCCCTGCAGCAGTACCTGCGACCCGTGGAGGATGTGGCCTCGGCCCAGGAGGACTGCTATAAGTTTGCCGTGTCCCAGTCCAGCACGGGCACCGTCATGGGCGCCGTCATCATGGAGGGCTTCTATGTGGTGTTCGACCGCCAGAGGAAACGCATCGGATTCGCCGTCAGCACCTGCCATGgtgaggggggatagagggagtaTGAGAAggcgggagagggggagatggtgtaaatatatatatatatacactgagtgaacaaaacattatgaacatagactgaccaggtgatcccttattgatatcacttgttaaatccacttcaatcagtgtaggtgaaggggaggagacaggttaaagaagaattacgtttagggttaggagctagggttagttttagggttaaggttaggtttagggttaagttttaggtttatggttagggtacaggttagtgttaggggttagggaaaataggattttgaatgggactgaattgtgtgtccccacaaggttagttgtacaagactgtgtgtgtgtgtgtctgtatgtatgttGCTGATCGATGTGTATTTCTATGCCACAGTGCATGATGAGTTTCGCACAGCCTCCGTCGAGGGGCCGTTCCATGGCGTGGACCTGGAGGACTGCGGCTACAACATCCCGCAGACGGACGAGTCCACCCTCATGACCATTGCCTACATCATGGCGGGCATCTGTGCCCTCTTCATGCTGCCACTATGCCTCATGGTGTGCCAGTGGCGCTTCTCCCGCTGCCTTCACCCAACTGGATCTGGGGACTTGGCTGATGATATCTCTCTCCTCAAATGATAGAGAGGCATGGACATATAGTACACAGGAAAGGCAAGCCTACCAGAAATGGAGATGGAGGCTTTGCTTATTGTTGTTGAGGGCGCATCAGCCTCATTGAGTAATGCAGAAACAGATTAACATGTAGGATGGTGTTGGTTGTGGCTTGGGGAGGTAGCACAATGACCAAACAAGCCAATGGCCACTTACTTTGAATTCATCAAAGGTGGATATACCAGCAAGCTGGGTTAAATGGCCTCCTGGATTCAGTGGACAACTTTATTGATATAAGGGCATGATATAAATATACAGTACGtataggtgtgtgtgagtgtttgtgattGTATgaggtgtgtgtatatgtatgcatgtatgtatgagTGTTTATGGTTTATGGATCACATGTACAAATTAGGTGATCTAGAATTTAAAGATGGACCTGATTATtgaatatatttgatttgttcgATTTTACATCAACAGTACCAGCTAAAGAACGCTAATCATGAGTGCTAATTGGGTGAACTTTTCAAGAGAGTGAAATTAGCACTCAAAAATCAGATGCAATTAACTTTTATGGTGAAGCCATGTTACTTGGTGTGCATTAATAAGCTTAGATTATGTATTTAATACAATTAATATCAGATATGACACTTTTATATGGCTCTTGTTGATTAAGTTGGTGCATTACCTCACTGCTAGTGAATGCACTAATTCACACAAAAAGAaaaacacggacacacacacacgcaaggatTCTCCCACACGTACAGAGGTCTTCAAAACCTCCAAACAGCTTGAACATCTCAGACAACCCCTCAACAGCTTTATACAAAAACTCACCGACACAGACCCGGACAGTATTCATGTAACCCCAGTCAACTGCACTATCCCTATAGTGCGCTTGAATATAAATAGTTTTGTTATTTTATGTAAATTAACACAATAGTAAAATGTCTCAATGAGGGACAGATTCTACTTTCATCGACCTGCTGTAAATAAATCTGAAATGTATATCTGTCAGATGCACCTGACACTGCACTGACCACAGACTACGAATAAATAAAGTAACAAATATAACACAATCTGTGTCCTGACATTAATTCCCCTTCCCTGATGAGACATCAGGACCTATAATGGCACTGTTGTTTAAATCAATCCTGCGTCTTGTATTGCCACATTTCATGTAGGTTGAAAATAGTCAAGATATCTAAGTAATGGACCAAATACTGCAGTATCATGATTAGAAGACCAATAAGTTGTATTTTTcaagaatatacactgagtatacaaaacattaagaacacctgctctttccatgacagactgaccaggttaaagctatgatcccttattgatgtcacttgttaaatacacttcaatcagtgtagatcaggGCTGCCCAAACCTCTTCCTGAAGATCTAccatcctgtgggttttcagttcaaccctaatttaacacccctgattctacttattagctgctcaacaataccttaactagctgaatcagatacgctaaattagggttggactgaaaacctacaggacagtagatctccaggaagagggttgggcagccctaccctacgtagtgcactttatagggaatagggtgccagttggggaTGCATCCCTGGATATTTCAGGAGCAGATCTATTATTGATCAGGGTCCTGCTGGTCACCAGAGAGACAACATGGCTGCCAGTCTGATTGACTCACTGACTGCGCAAAATGTGATACTCACACCgaaaggagagggaaggagggagactgaaaacctacaggacagtagatctacaggaagagggttgggcagccctggtgtagatgaaggggaggagacaggttaaaataAGGAATTGTAAGCGttgagacatgggttgtgtatgtgtgccactcAGTGGCTGTTCTGAGAGggaaaggggggtgcaactccatattaggaaggtgttcctaatgtttggtattaTCATTGTATCATTAATTTTAAAGTCCAAAAATAGATGTAGCAACTTGATCATTCCTAGAGGTTATGATGATCTAGCTGTGGGATATCTGTAAACTTGTATTATATTTCACCTCACCTGTTAGCCTGCCTGGATACCAGTCTGTTCAGCTAAcaaacattccactccttgtactccCTGTCATCTGTCAAATATGTTTAGCGTGGCAGGGAGTGTAATGATGGCTAAACATACTGGTACACATAATAGACGTCTCCCCCAAGTGgattaaaaaaaacatacatAGAAAAGTTGTTGCGGAAGTGACGACATTACGGAAACTACAGTCTCTCAAGTGATGGTAAATGAAATTGTCGAACACAAACTGTAGAATAAAGACGTCGACGAAAAGGTAAAATACATTTAATCCGTATGAAATGTAGCCATGTTATTAAAGTACTTGCGTGTTGAGAACTAACTACTACTGGCTAATTAACgtcgttagctggctagctagttctgAAAACATCCGCACGGTCCGTTTATTGCTAGCCCGTAGTTAATTAGCAGCTATCAGACGAACTAAGGAGTGTTGTCTGGCTATTTACATAACTAGTTGTCGAATAAAACGTGTGTAGTTCGCTATTTCGTTTCGGTCGCAGTCGTGTTATAAAACGAGCTTCCAAACTGCTGTAACTAGGACTGCagctaactacctaacgttagtagctagctagcctacgTTACTGTACAGCGAGTTACACTCCCGAAACAAACAGTGGGGTTTTACTTCAGTCTAACGTTAGTTAGCGAACTAGCGATGTTAATTCCATCAATTTTTTAATTGGGAGATAGGATGCTGAGTTAGGCCTACTTCTACCAAACTAGCTAACACATacatagttaacgttagctaacaaaaATTGTTTTGTTTGTTAATCTGTCAACATTGATATCCATACTAAGTTTTCCTCTACTACTGTACTGAATAACACTTGTCCCTGCCCTAGCCCAGGGATTCCCTAACTCGGACCAGGGGCcgccctgggtgcacgttttggtttttgccctaacactacacagctgattcaaataatcaaagcttgctgatgagttggttatttgaatcagctgtgtagcgctagggcaaaaaccaaaatgtgcacccgtTTGCGAAACCCTGTCCTAGCACAATAATGGACTaaatcagggtttcccaaccctctccttgGCCCCCCACAGATGTTTCACATTTTAGTTTTAACCCTACAttggcacacctgattcaattagtcaaaggcttgatgattagttcactaattgaatcaggtgtggCAGTTTAGAGTtaaaacagagaggaagagaggcccAACTCtgtggaaaatctgtctccctcaaGCAGGTGCTGGGTTTGTTGTTTGTTCACCAAGCGAGGAGTTTTCACCAAGTCAATGAGTGTTGAATTTGGTCAACCCAAAAATTTATGGTTTATTTGATCAGAAGTTTTGTAACGCTTAAGTTAAGAGTGTACTGATAAGTAGGACATATGACTTCCCAGCAAGTTGTCttgagatggctatgcatattcaggGAATAAGTcagttttaacacagttgcagtcaacagtatttttcagtgacaacacttTAACAAAACTTCCCCGGCCAGAATATACTATTGTCAGTAAGCACTAAATGTAGTTAGCTTCTATGCATGGGCTACCCCTGCCCTAGTGTTGATGTCCTCGGAAAATAACTTGAACTGGTCTAACAACCCAGAAATGACAACCTGAGTCTTTCCCTTTTTGATATAGTCTAGCTTATTCTGCTTTTAGCTAAATTCTCCCATCTTAATTTACAAGCTTGACAAAATGTGGGTTCAAATGGCCTCCGTCCACACCGTCATAAACAACACAATTTGTGTGAATTCGTGTCACGACAAGTCTGTGTGTGCTGTAACATTAGTCAGGTTATAGTCCTATTCTTTCCTAACAGAGAAAAAGGCGTCAATACTCGGCAAAATATGCATTGTCCACGATAGCTTTGGCATTTTTTACAACTTTAGTTGATTCATACGCTACATGGAGTTGTCCTTGTGTTCTGTGGTTAGACTAGCCTATCATTAGCAGGATCATAGTGTCACATGGATATGGTAAAAAAACGTACCGGCCGCCTCTCCAGTGTCAGTGTCATTAACAGCACAATGTTATATAGGGCTGGTGCAGTGATTGGCTGGAGTTCTGACATGAACAGTGTGCCAATGAAGGGTGTGTACCAGTGCATTACTTTGAGGGCTGTTGAATATGAGAACTGGTCTGTTGTTGTGAAATCTCGCTACTGCCTTTTGAATACCACACTGCAGTGgccatctctccctcttctgtGTCTCCTCAGGCTGCAGGTCCTAATGTGGAGGCGGAGAAGAACTTGCGTTGATCACGTGCCTGTGTTGCTATGGGTTCACCCCCCTTGTTCCTGTTCCTCCTGGGCCTGACCTCTATGCTCCGCCTGACTGTTCATACCCTCCACACATCCGCCCCTCCCccgtctcctcccccctcctgtgGGCCGGGCCAGTCCTGGGCCGTCCGGCTGCACACAGACTCAGAGCTGCTAGGGACTGAAGGCTCCACCCTGCACGAGCTGGCCAGCAGGGTGGCTGAGCAGGCAGGCCTGGAGAACAGGGGCCAGATAGGGCAGCTGGAGGGCCACTACCTGCTCTGTGCTGGGCCCGAGGAGGAGGGCAGGCCGGGGGACGTGCTGGAAGCCCACCCTCATGTGCTCTGGCACTCCCAGGAGCAGGTCCTCCACCGCTCCAAGAGGGCAAT
The DNA window shown above is from Coregonus clupeaformis isolate EN_2021a chromosome 6, ASM2061545v1, whole genome shotgun sequence and carries:
- the LOC121567490 gene encoding beta-secretase 1, with the protein product MEALCPQWMVFLWTIVNLFVGVSFGTNEAEVEPNSSGPLAIHFPLRQGPLSETQPPHLARLRSSRAAQRRRAVGGINFVDMIDNLRGKSGQGYYVQMTVGSPPQKLNILVDTGSSNFAVGAAAHPFLRRYYHRSLSNSYRDLGRSVYVPYTQGRWEGELGTDLVSVPHGPNTLLRANIAAITQSDRFFINGSNWEGILGLAYAEIARPDETLEPFFDSLVRQTPVPNLFSLQMCGAGFTQNYSLGSATVGGSMIIGGVDTSLYVGDLWYTPIRREWYYEVIIVRIEVNGQDLNMDCKEYNYDKSIVDSGTTNLRLPRKVFQAAVKAIEAASSTEQFPSGFWLGEQLVCWQAGTTPWHIFPVISLYLMSENRNQSFRISILPQQYLRPVEDVASAQEDCYKFAVSQSSTGTVMGAVIMEGFYVVFDRQRKRIGFAVSTCHVHDEFRTASVEGPFHGVDLEDCGYNIPQTDESTLMTIAYIMAGICALFMLPLCLMVCQWRFSRCLHPTGSGDLADDISLLK